A section of the Mastomys coucha isolate ucsf_1 unplaced genomic scaffold, UCSF_Mcou_1 pScaffold15, whole genome shotgun sequence genome encodes:
- the Tubb1 gene encoding tubulin beta-1 chain encodes MREIVHIQIGQCGNQIGAKFWEVIGEEHGIDCTGSYCGASALQLERISVYYNEAFGKKYVPRAVLVDLEPGTMDSVRSSRLGALFQPDSFVHGNSGAGNNWAKGHYTEGAELIENVMDVVRRESESCDCLQGFQIVHSLGGGTGSGMGTLLMNKIREEYPDRILNSFSVMPSPKVSDTVVEPYNAVLSIHQLIENTDACFCIDNEALYDICFRTLRLTTPTYGNLNHLVSLTMSGITTSLRFPGQLNADLRKLAVNMVPFPRLHFFMPGFAPLTAQGSQQYRAFSVAELTQQMFDARNIMAACDPRRGRYLTVACIFRGKMSTKEVDQQLLSIQTRNSNCFVEWIPNNVKVAVCDIPPRGLNMAATFLGNNTAIQELFTRVSEHFSAMFRRRAFVHWYTSEGMDISEFGEAESDIHDLVSEYQQFQDVRAGLEDSEEGGEEEADDKDH; translated from the exons ATGAGGGAAATCGTGCACATTCAGATTGGCCAGTGTGGCAACCAGATCGGAGCCAAG TTCTGGGAGGTGATCGGGGAAGAGCATGGGATTGACTGCACTGGGAGCTACTGTGGGGCCTCTGCTCTTCAGCTGGAGAGGATCAGCGTTTACTACAACGAAGCCTTCG GTAAGAAGTATGTGCCCCGAGCCGTCCTTGTGGACCTGGAACCTGGGACAATGGACAGCGTCCGATCCAGCAGATTGGGAGCCCTCTTTCAGCCTGACAGTTTTGTTCATG GTAACTCTGGCGCTGGTAACAACTGGGCCAAGGGGCACTACACCGAGGGAGCGGAGCTGATTGAGAATGTCATGGATGTGGTgaggagagagagcgagagctgCGACTGCCTACAGGGTTTCCAGATCGTGCACTCTCTGGGTGGAGGCACCGGCTCAGGCATGGGCACCCTGCTCATGAACAAGATCCGGGAGGAGTACCCGGATCGGATCCTAAACTCCTTTAGCGTCATGCCATCCCCCAAGGTGTCAGACACGGTGGTAGAGCCCTACAATGCCGTGCTATCCATCCACCAGCTGATAGAGAACACTGATGCCTGCTTCTGCATCGACAACGAAGCACTCTACGACATTTGTTTCCGCACCCTGAGGCTGACGACACCCACCTACGGGAATCTCAACCACCTGGTGTCGTTGACCATGAGTGGGATCACGACCTCACTGCGCTTTCCCGGCCAGCTTAATGCAGACCTGCGCAAGCTGGCCGTGAATATGGTGCCTTTTCCTCGTCTTCACTTCTTCATGCCTGGCTTCGCTCCACTCACAGCCCAGGGTAGCCAGCAGTACCGAGCCTTCTCAGTAGCGGAGCTCACCCAACAGATGTTCGACGCCCGCAACATCATGGCTGCCTGTGATCCCCGCCGCGGCCGCTACCTGACTGTGGCTTGTATCTTCCGGGGTAAGATGTCCACCAAGGAAGTGGACCAACAGTTGCTGTCCATTCAGACAAGGAACAGCAACTGCTTTGTGGAATGGATTCCCAACAATGTCAAGGTAGCTGTGTGTGACATCCCGCCCCGGGGGCTGAACATGGCAGCTACCTTCCTGGGCAACAATACAGCCATTCAGGAGCTCTTCACCAGGGTCTCTGAGCACTTCTCAGCTATGTTCAGAAGGAGAGCTTTTGTGCACTGGTACACCAGTGAAGGGATGGACATAAGTGAATTCGGGGAAGCTGAGAGTGACATCCATGACCTGGTGTCGGAGTACCAACAATTCCAAGATGTCAGAGCAGGGCTTGAGGACAGtgaagagggtggggaggaggaggcggaCGACAAAGACCATTAG